DNA sequence from the bacterium genome:
CCGTCGCGCAGCCAGCCGGCCGGCGGCGCGCCGCGCCGTCACATTAACCCTTCGCAGCGTATGTCCGCAAAAAAGTCACTCTCGTTACTCTTCCGCTGGCTGATCAGCATTGCCCTGATTGCCTGGGTGCTCTTCAAGGTCGATCTCGGCAAGCTCGGGCAGACGATCAGCCAGGCGGACTGGTTTTATTTCGGCCTCTCCATCGCCCTCACTCCCCTGCTGATTTTTCTCAGCTCCTGGAAGTGGCAGGTCATCCTGCGCGCTCAGGGTATCCACGCCTCGGGTTGGCGCCTCTTCTGGCTTTACATGGTGGGGTATTTTTTCAATACGGTGCTGCCGACTAACGTCGGCGGCGACGTCGTTCGCGCCTGGGCCCTCGGCAAGGCGACGGGTGAAAATGCCAAAGCCTTCGCCTCAGTCTTCATCGAGCGCTTCACCGGCCTGACCGCCTTGATCCTGGTAGCGGTGATCGCTTTCTTCATCGCCCTGCGCGCCCTCTGGGATGCCTGGCTGGCTCTGGCCATAGCGATCTCGGTCGCCGGCTACCTCGCCCTGCTGGTTATCCTCCTCAATGAGCACTACCTGAGCTGGATGGAGAGCAAAGCCCCGGTCGGCCTCCTCCGCCGGATCTTCGCCAAGCTGCGGAAATTCCAGGAAGCGATCCTTTCGATCCGGGATCAGCGCGGCGCCCTGGTCTTCGCCATGGTCAACTCTTTTCTCTTTTATCTAGCCGCTGTGGTCAACGTCTGGGTCAGCGCCCTGGCCTTCCGATGCCCGCTCTCCTTCGTCGATGCCCTGATCATCACCCCGATCATCATGGTCATCATGATGCTGCCGATCTCGATCGGCGGGATCGGCTTGGCGGAATGGGCCTATTTTTTCACCTTTGACCGTCTGGGGTTTGGCGGGGCGGTCGGTCTCTCGGTGGCCCTGCTGATGCGCGTTAAAGCGCTGGTGACAGGCCTGCTTGGCGGCGTCTACTATTCGACCTTGGGGATTCGCATCGATCAGGAGGTGACCATGGACCGAGAGCCCGAAAGGGAGATCGGCGCCGGGGATGTCGCCGGCGAGGTCAAATACTTCAGCGGATTTGAGGATGTCATGCGGCGCCGCAAATCGCCGTTGCACAAGTACGCCGAAATCGTCATCGGCCGCTTCCGGTTGTGGCGGCTTTTGAAGTACGAGATGGTCTCTTTTTTCTGTCTGCCGATGCCGGGTATGATCGGCTATGCCCTGCGGCAGGTCACCCTGCCGACTCTGTTGCGCCACCAGGGCAAGGGGGCGGTCTGGAGCCGTAATGTCACCCTGCGCCATCCCCAGAAAATCAGCATCGGCAAGCGCTGCGTCATCGAGGAGTACTGTTCGCTTTCCGCTCAGGGAGACGACCTGAGCGGTATCACCCTGGGCGATGAAGTGCTCCTCGGCCGCGGCACGGTGCTGGCGACGCGCAACGGCACCATCGAGATCGGTGAGTACAGCAACATTGGCGCTAACTGCCGCCTCGGCACGACGACCCGGATCCGGTTCGGCAAGCACGTCCTGCTGGCGGCCAACTGCTATATCGGCGGGGCGCAGCACAGGTTCGATCGCCTCGATGTGCCGATCATGCGTCAGGGCTACGAGAGCAAGGGGGGGGTGGTGATCGAGGATGACTGCTGGCTCGGTGCCGGGGTGATGGTGCTCGATGGCGTGACCATCGGCACAGGATCAGTGATCGGGGCCGCTGCGGTGGTGACCAAGGATATCCCACCCTTTTCAATCGCCCGGGGCATTCCCGCCAGGGTGGTGGGAACACGGAACGGAGAAAGTGGAGAAGGATCATGAAAAATACAAGGTTGTTATTCTTCATCCTCCTTGCGTACTGTACTAACGCCGCCACGCAAACGGTCGCTGGTGTCGACCCGCAGGAGTACCGCGCCCGCCGGCAGCAGCTGCTGACCGCCATGGACAGCAGCGAGGTATTGGTCGTGCGCGCAGCGGCCAGCGTCGCCCGGGCCGGCGATGTCAATTATCCCTATCATCAGGATGAAGATTTTTACTATCTCACCGGTTGCCGTGAACCGGGTGTCGTGCTTCTGCTCGTCCCCGCCGGTTTTGCGGTGGAGGGGCAAACAGTCCATGAACTCCTCTTCGCGCCACCCTCGCGAACCAATGCCTACACCGGCATCACACCGGGGCCCGATAAACTCCGCGGGGAGTTGGGCATCGAGGCGGCTCTCCCCGACAGCCGGTTTCAGAGTCTCTTCGGCCAGATCCTTGAGGGTAAGCACCTGCTCTATCTCGCCGGCTTGTCGCCCTCCTTCATCAACGATCCCATCGCAGGCAAGGGTTATTTCCTTGACCGCGACAGCAAGAAAGTCCTGAAAGACAAATATCCCGGCCTGCAGATCAAATCGGCTGCTTCCCTGATCATGCCGCTGCGCCTGATCAAGTCGGCTGGGGAGGTGGCGTTGATGCAAAAGGCGATCGACGCTACCGATGCCGCGCTGCGCGAGGCGATAAAAAGCTGCGAGCCGGGACTGTACGAATACGAACTCCAGGCGGTGATCGAATATGGTTTCCTGCGCGGCGGTTGCGCGGCTGCTGCATTCTCCTCGATCATCGGCTCGGGGCCCAATTCGGTCATCCTGCACTATGATACCAACGAGCGGCGGATGGAGGCAGGGGAGACGGTGGTGATGGACGTTGGCGGGGAGTATGCGGGCTATTGCGCCGATGTCACCCGCACCATTCCGGTAGGCGGCCGCTTTACAGCCGAGCAGAAAACGATTTATAATCTGGTGTTGGCAGCCCACGATTCGGCGATCGCCATGATCCGGCCGGGGGCGACCATCGCCGATCTTAATAAAAAGGCTGCGGCGGTGATCGGCAGCGGTCTGATCAGACTCGGATTGATGAAAGCGGGTGAGGAGGTGGCGAAATTCCTGCCGCACGGGATCAGCCACCAGCTTGGCCTCGAAGCGCACGACGTCGAGGGGAACGGTCCGCTCGCGCCGGGCATGGTGATCACCATCGAGCCGGGAATCTACATCGGCGCTGCCATGACTGGAGTGCCGGCCGCCTACCGTACCATCGGCATCCGTATCGAAGATGACGTCCTGGTGACGCCGGACGGTCGTCGGGTGCTCTCGAACGCCCCGCGTTCCATCGTCGAGATCGAAAAGCTGATGAAAAAGAAAGGGATCGCCAACCATCCGATCGGCTGATCCCTTGCTCTCTTTCAGCGCCGCGGGGCTCCATCCAGAGATCCGCGGCGCCTGCTTTTGGCCTTCCGCCGCTACCGCATCAAAGCAATCTTTCTGGTTTGCCTGATCCCCCCGGCTTGCATCACCCCGTAGTAAACTCCCGAAGGCACCACCTCTCCTTTTTGGTTCCGTCCTTCCCAGACCAAACGGTATACGCCCGCCGCCAGCTCGCCATCGACGAGGGTTTGCACCAGTTCGCCGCTGAGACTGAAGATCCGCAGCGCAGCGTACTGCCGTACGGGAAGCGCCAGCGTGAAGGTCGTTGACGCATTGAAGGGATTGGGATAGTTCTGTCCGAGTTCAATGTACTGCGGCAGCGCTCCTGAAGAGGCTTCCGCGACCCCGGTCCGATTGAGGATAAAATGCCAGCGGACCTCGGTGGCGAGCTTACCGTCGCTGACGCTGCCGGTGACGGTAAAAATCCCGTCCGCACTGGGTGCGAGCGTGGGATTGACGACCAGGGTGAGGGTCTGCTGGTGTTCCACGGTAACGTCGTTGACGCGCCACTCGAAGAAGAGGGGATCACCGTCGGGATCCAGCACGGTGTCGAATCCGAAGGTCAGGGAGGTCCCGGGAGCGACCAGGGTCAGCGCCGTATCGGCGGGCGAGTAGCCGGCGAGGAGCGGTGCCCGGTTGCTCTCCTGAAGATAGCCGATGAGCGACCAGAGGCTGGCGATGCCGCCGGCGGTTTGGCAGCTGAAATGACAAAGACCGGGAGAATCAGCCGGACGGACCTGAAAAAGCGCCTCGCCCCGGCCATTGGTGACCAGTATGGGCTGCGAAAGCACATGGCCGCCGTCCGGTGCGGTGATGCTCACCTGTTCTCCAGAAACCGGATTGCCATAGCGGTCGGTCAGCCGGATGGTCAGCTCCACCCCTCTCGAGCCGGGAAGTGCAACCCGCTGGCTGTCGGGGCTCACCTTGACCAGTGCCGCAGGTGCGTCCGGAGCCGCCGTGACCGTGAAGAGTAGGGGGGGCAATGGGGCATCACCGGCATAAACCTGGATTACGCTGGTGGTCGCCTGTTGCCCCAGCGACAGCAGGGCGGAGGCGAGGCCGGCGGCATCGCTCCGGGTGGCGAATTCCGGCGATCCGGAGAAATGGGCATCGCCTTCGGTCACCTTGAAGAGTACCGCCTGGTCGGCGATGGGATTGCCATTGGCGTCGCCCAGCTGGATGCGGAAAGGGGCAGCCAGAGGACGGCCGACGACACCGCTCTGCTGGTTGCCGCTGACAATAGCCCACTGCGCCGGTTGGCTGGCTGCAGCGGAGGCCTTGAAGGTCAGGGTGGTCTGTTCCAGTCCGCGAATGCGGGCCGTCAGGATATTGTTGTGGCGCCCGGCCACCGGCCCCACGCTCCAGAGGACCTGGCAATAGCCGGCGGTATCCGAAAAGACGCTGCATGCCGCCTTGCGGTTTACCAGTCCGCCGCCGGTGGTGATGGCCAGTTCCACAACCACGCCACCCTTGGGTTGCTTATTGTGGTCGAGGACACGAACCACCAGCGGCAGCGGCAAGGGTGAGCTGATGCGTCCGGTCTGGTCGTCGCCCGAAACATAGAGCAGTTGGTCGAGAAGAGCCGGGGGCTGGAAGCGCACTTGGGCGGTATCGGCCAGGGAAAAGTCGGCGCCCTTGATGAGCGCGTTGACGACTTTCAATTCGGCAGTGGTGCTGCGGAGCTTGGCCCGAACCTGTCCGTCGCGATCACTGAGCGAGTCGGACAGGCTGATGAAATTATGGGCGCCGCTGGCGGTGATATCAACCGTGTATCCCGCCAGCGGGCGTGAGGCGGAATCGCGCAGTTCGACGGTGATATCCGACCAGGCACTGCCATCGGCGATCACCGGCGTTGTGGCAGAAACCGTGCTCAGGGTGATTTCCGGCAGTACCGGCTGGGCCATCTCCATGAGCAGGGGAGCCCCCGCCAGGGCGCTCTCGCTATTGG
Encoded proteins:
- a CDS encoding aminopeptidase P N-terminal domain-containing protein; protein product: MKNTRLLFFILLAYCTNAATQTVAGVDPQEYRARRQQLLTAMDSSEVLVVRAAASVARAGDVNYPYHQDEDFYYLTGCREPGVVLLLVPAGFAVEGQTVHELLFAPPSRTNAYTGITPGPDKLRGELGIEAALPDSRFQSLFGQILEGKHLLYLAGLSPSFINDPIAGKGYFLDRDSKKVLKDKYPGLQIKSAASLIMPLRLIKSAGEVALMQKAIDATDAALREAIKSCEPGLYEYELQAVIEYGFLRGGCAAAAFSSIIGSGPNSVILHYDTNERRMEAGETVVMDVGGEYAGYCADVTRTIPVGGRFTAEQKTIYNLVLAAHDSAIAMIRPGATIADLNKKAAAVIGSGLIRLGLMKAGEEVAKFLPHGISHQLGLEAHDVEGNGPLAPGMVITIEPGIYIGAAMTGVPAAYRTIGIRIEDDVLVTPDGRRVLSNAPRSIVEIEKLMKKKGIANHPIG
- a CDS encoding flippase-like domain-containing protein; translation: MSAKKSLSLLFRWLISIALIAWVLFKVDLGKLGQTISQADWFYFGLSIALTPLLIFLSSWKWQVILRAQGIHASGWRLFWLYMVGYFFNTVLPTNVGGDVVRAWALGKATGENAKAFASVFIERFTGLTALILVAVIAFFIALRALWDAWLALAIAISVAGYLALLVILLNEHYLSWMESKAPVGLLRRIFAKLRKFQEAILSIRDQRGALVFAMVNSFLFYLAAVVNVWVSALAFRCPLSFVDALIITPIIMVIMMLPISIGGIGLAEWAYFFTFDRLGFGGAVGLSVALLMRVKALVTGLLGGVYYSTLGIRIDQEVTMDREPEREIGAGDVAGEVKYFSGFEDVMRRRKSPLHKYAEIVIGRFRLWRLLKYEMVSFFCLPMPGMIGYALRQVTLPTLLRHQGKGAVWSRNVTLRHPQKISIGKRCVIEEYCSLSAQGDDLSGITLGDEVLLGRGTVLATRNGTIEIGEYSNIGANCRLGTTTRIRFGKHVLLAANCYIGGAQHRFDRLDVPIMRQGYESKGGVVIEDDCWLGAGVMVLDGVTIGTGSVIGAAAVVTKDIPPFSIARGIPARVVGTRNGESGEGS